From Mucilaginibacter rubeus, a single genomic window includes:
- a CDS encoding gliding motility-associated C-terminal domain-containing protein gives MKQRLLLFTLFLVLAGSRAMAAVFTVTSNADAGPGTLREALTQAAANGTVQQDVINFNITGNPTITLYTQLPEVTSNLIIDGSTQPGPKFGRSDARVYIIPDVSYTFPGTKAAAFLMTEVTDVSIYGLCVKGYSSKLTNFNGNLLFTAISAYDCTNITIGAPDKGNVFCDNIYGVYCGTNSLTDSKNNDNIVIQSNFIGYDESGINVVELGYALDITADNSLIGGASPKERNYFATAIALNGIDNKFINNSLSLDVNGQDNRGNSSILLRFQGSNALITDNDFCATQFQFVSVNGFLFVRNKQSSIQGNSGMSLFKCNNAFIGDNNDSDINIFRNDGGAFYAVQSTNITIAKNSIMCNTVPYLISQGTAIPDINVLISNADEFSGTASPGAAVYIYNDNTDCDVCNPVQYITTIIADANGKWKFTGDLHNKKLVANATFNNSSSEYTQPVISTLAADYIKVNPTCFKNNGSITLQNLKNVIGVDWYNDQDHLVQSGGPKLEGVGIGTYYAKCYNGNCFAKSIPITLTSSNPGVDDSGIQKVNASCDAANGSISNLKIINTNDVVPPLKWTNEAGDVIRTTLDVDKLPGGTYTLTIDPDGCAVPYHVTILNQELILDPPVVKNFQLCGPGETIIPVSNPVATSTYRLYDNETDATPLDEETNGKFKVNVTANRSYYISRFSNACESTRTKIDVSVGLSNLNIANVITPNNDGVNDYWQIAGMENYPLATVKIFNRYGKAIFDSKGYSRPFNGMYNGQKLPSGSYYYIINLSAGCGLLSGNLSIIR, from the coding sequence ATGAAACAAAGGTTGTTGCTGTTTACGTTATTCCTGGTACTGGCCGGATCGCGCGCTATGGCTGCTGTATTTACTGTAACCAGTAATGCTGATGCCGGACCGGGTACGTTACGTGAGGCCCTCACCCAGGCAGCCGCCAACGGAACGGTTCAGCAGGATGTTATTAATTTTAATATAACTGGCAATCCAACTATAACGCTGTACACGCAGCTTCCGGAAGTTACCTCAAATTTAATTATCGACGGCAGTACGCAACCCGGGCCCAAATTTGGCCGGAGCGACGCCAGGGTTTACATCATACCTGATGTGAGCTATACCTTCCCAGGCACAAAAGCCGCCGCATTTCTCATGACCGAAGTTACCGACGTTAGTATTTATGGCTTATGTGTAAAAGGCTACAGCAGTAAACTCACAAACTTTAACGGCAACCTGCTTTTCACTGCTATATCGGCTTATGATTGTACTAATATCACTATAGGTGCCCCCGATAAAGGCAACGTTTTTTGCGATAATATTTATGGCGTTTACTGCGGTACAAACTCGTTAACCGATTCAAAGAACAACGACAACATAGTTATCCAATCAAACTTTATCGGTTATGACGAGTCGGGAATTAATGTTGTTGAATTGGGCTATGCGCTTGACATTACTGCAGATAACTCGTTGATAGGTGGCGCGTCACCAAAAGAACGAAACTATTTTGCTACCGCTATAGCCCTGAACGGGATCGATAATAAGTTTATTAACAATTCGCTTTCGCTTGATGTAAACGGACAGGACAACCGTGGTAATTCATCTATTTTGTTACGGTTTCAGGGAAGTAACGCACTGATAACTGATAATGATTTTTGCGCTACACAGTTTCAATTTGTTTCAGTAAACGGATTCCTGTTTGTACGGAATAAACAAAGCAGTATACAGGGCAATTCAGGCATGTCCTTATTTAAATGCAATAATGCTTTTATTGGCGATAATAATGACAGCGATATCAATATTTTCAGAAATGATGGCGGCGCGTTTTATGCCGTGCAATCAACCAATATTACTATAGCTAAAAACAGTATCATGTGCAATACTGTACCTTATCTTATTTCGCAAGGCACAGCCATACCTGATATTAATGTACTCATCAGCAATGCCGATGAATTTTCAGGAACAGCATCGCCCGGGGCTGCCGTCTACATTTATAATGATAATACAGATTGCGATGTTTGTAACCCGGTTCAATATATAACTACTATTATTGCCGATGCCAACGGCAAATGGAAGTTTACCGGCGACCTGCACAATAAAAAATTGGTAGCAAACGCTACATTTAACAACAGCTCGTCTGAATATACCCAGCCGGTTATTTCAACTTTAGCAGCTGATTATATTAAGGTTAATCCCACCTGCTTTAAAAATAACGGCTCAATTACCCTGCAAAATTTAAAGAATGTGATTGGGGTTGATTGGTATAACGATCAGGATCACCTGGTACAATCCGGAGGCCCTAAACTGGAGGGCGTAGGTATTGGCACCTATTATGCCAAATGCTATAATGGCAATTGCTTTGCAAAATCTATCCCGATAACATTAACCAGCTCAAATCCCGGGGTTGATGATTCAGGAATACAGAAAGTTAATGCCTCATGCGATGCCGCAAACGGCAGCATCAGCAACTTAAAAATCATAAACACCAATGACGTTGTACCACCATTAAAGTGGACAAACGAAGCAGGCGATGTAATACGTACCACTCTTGACGTGGATAAACTTCCGGGCGGAACCTATACACTTACCATTGATCCTGACGGATGCGCTGTACCATATCATGTTACCATCCTTAACCAGGAGCTTATTCTTGATCCGCCGGTGGTTAAAAATTTTCAACTATGCGGCCCCGGCGAAACCATTATTCCGGTTAGCAACCCAGTGGCAACATCAACCTACAGGCTTTATGATAACGAGACTGATGCTACTCCGCTTGATGAGGAAACCAATGGCAAGTTTAAGGTAAACGTTACCGCTAACAGGAGTTATTACATAAGTCGGTTTAGTAATGCCTGCGAGAGCACCCGTACTAAGATTGATGTAAGTGTAGGCCTGTCCAACCTCAATATTGCCAATGTGATTACCCCAAACAATGATGGCGTAAACGATTACTGGCAGATAGCAGGTATGGAAAACTACCCTTTGGCAACGGTAAAAATATTTAACCGTTACGGGAAAGCCATTTTTGATTCAAAAGGATACAGCCGCCCGTTTAACGGCATGTATAATGGCCAAAAATTGCCTTCGGGCAGTTATTACTACATCATTAACCTTAGTGCGGGTTGCGGCCTGCTATCAGGCAACTTAAGCATTATCCGCTAA
- the gcvP gene encoding aminomethyl-transferring glycine dehydrogenase — protein MKLNTTYQEQFQSRHIAPSEADTAKMLKTIGVSTLDELIGQTIPQKIRLTQPLNLPAAKSEFDYLNTLKQTASKNKVFKSFIGKGYYDVIVPGVIQRNILENPGWYTQYTPYQAEIAQGRLQALLNFQTMIIDLTGMEIANASLLDEGTAAAEAMFMQYTLRKNNSANVFFVSEELFPQTIDILKTRSEPYGIELRIGDHRTLELTDDMFGAIVQYPAGDGAVYNYADFAAKGHEKGIKLTVVADIMSLALLTPPGEWGADIVVGSSQRFGVPMGFGGPHAAFFATKEEYKRSIPGRIIGVTIDSANNYALRMALQTREQHIRRDKATSNICTAQALLAIMAGMYAVYHGPDGIKLIAERIHGLAVLLAKTLGQLGYEQLNESYFDTVKFDVAHLAGPIHSEALNNEMNLNYEGSIVTISIDETTSVEDIKTIVRFFAKVKGKTINDVDFDGANASLETVIPTALQRTSAYLTHSLFNTHRSEHEMLRYIKSLEAKDLSLCHSMIALGSCTMKLNATTEMVPVTWAEFSKIHPFAPTDQVGGYMQLFDEINNWLSEITGFAAMSLQPNAGAQGEYAGLMVIRAYHNDRGDTHRNIALIPSSAHGTNPASAAMAGMKIVVVKCDDNGNIDVADMRAKAEQYKNELSCLMVTYPSTHGVFEESIIEICEIIHENGGQVYMDGANMNAQVGLTSPANIGADVCHLNLHKTFCIPHGGGGPGMGPIGVAKHLVPYLPGHAVVDIDRGKSIHAVSAAPWGSASILIISHAYIAMMGAEGLTNATRYAILNANYIKARLQEHYPVLYSGANGRCAHEMILDCRSFKSAGIEVTDIAKRLMDYGFHAPTVSFPVAGTVMVEPTESEPKHELDRFCDAMISIRHEIADVVDGLADKTNNPLKNAPHTVAVITGNEWEHPYTRQKAAFPLPYVAANKFWPSVGRVNDTYGDRTLICSCPPLEEYEFEESVIE, from the coding sequence ATGAAGTTGAATACAACCTATCAGGAGCAGTTTCAGTCGAGGCACATTGCTCCAAGCGAGGCCGACACGGCCAAAATGTTAAAAACCATCGGCGTAAGTACGCTTGATGAATTAATAGGGCAAACAATACCGCAAAAGATCAGGCTTACCCAACCGCTTAATTTGCCAGCTGCAAAAAGCGAGTTTGATTACCTGAACACTTTAAAGCAAACTGCTTCAAAAAACAAAGTTTTCAAGTCGTTTATTGGCAAAGGTTACTATGATGTAATTGTACCGGGCGTTATTCAGCGCAACATTCTTGAAAATCCGGGATGGTATACCCAATACACCCCGTACCAGGCAGAAATTGCACAGGGCCGTTTACAGGCTTTGTTGAATTTCCAAACCATGATCATTGATCTTACCGGTATGGAAATTGCCAATGCTTCATTGCTTGACGAGGGTACTGCCGCTGCCGAAGCTATGTTTATGCAATACACCTTGCGTAAAAACAACAGCGCCAATGTATTCTTCGTTTCTGAGGAGCTGTTCCCGCAAACCATAGATATTTTAAAAACCCGCTCTGAGCCTTATGGCATTGAGCTAAGAATAGGCGACCACCGTACCCTTGAGTTAACCGACGATATGTTTGGCGCCATTGTACAATACCCTGCAGGCGACGGCGCTGTTTATAACTATGCCGACTTTGCCGCTAAAGGTCACGAAAAAGGAATTAAACTAACCGTTGTTGCCGATATCATGAGCCTTGCCCTGTTAACGCCTCCGGGCGAATGGGGCGCCGACATTGTAGTTGGCTCATCACAACGTTTCGGCGTACCAATGGGCTTTGGTGGCCCGCATGCCGCTTTCTTTGCAACTAAAGAAGAATACAAACGCTCTATCCCAGGCCGCATCATTGGTGTTACTATCGACAGCGCCAATAACTATGCCCTGCGTATGGCCCTGCAAACCCGCGAGCAGCACATCCGCCGTGATAAAGCTACTTCAAATATCTGTACCGCTCAGGCATTATTGGCTATCATGGCCGGTATGTATGCCGTATATCATGGTCCGGATGGTATTAAGTTGATTGCTGAACGTATTCACGGCTTAGCAGTTTTATTAGCCAAAACTTTAGGACAGCTTGGTTACGAGCAGCTTAACGAATCATACTTTGATACCGTTAAGTTTGATGTAGCCCACCTTGCAGGCCCAATTCATTCTGAAGCTTTAAATAACGAAATGAACCTTAACTACGAAGGTTCAATAGTTACTATCTCTATCGACGAAACAACTTCGGTTGAGGATATCAAAACCATTGTGAGGTTCTTTGCCAAAGTAAAAGGCAAAACCATTAATGATGTTGATTTCGATGGCGCCAACGCAAGCCTTGAAACGGTTATTCCTACAGCGCTTCAGCGTACTTCGGCTTACTTAACACACAGCTTGTTCAATACCCACAGGTCTGAGCATGAAATGCTGCGTTATATCAAATCATTAGAAGCAAAAGATCTTTCGCTTTGCCACTCCATGATAGCTTTGGGTTCATGTACCATGAAGCTGAATGCTACTACCGAAATGGTTCCGGTTACCTGGGCCGAGTTCAGCAAAATTCACCCGTTTGCCCCAACCGATCAGGTTGGCGGATATATGCAGCTATTTGACGAGATCAATAACTGGTTAAGCGAGATCACCGGTTTCGCGGCCATGAGCTTGCAGCCAAATGCAGGTGCACAGGGTGAATACGCCGGTTTAATGGTGATCCGTGCTTATCATAATGACAGGGGCGATACTCACCGTAACATCGCTTTAATCCCTTCATCTGCCCACGGTACCAACCCTGCTTCTGCAGCGATGGCCGGCATGAAGATCGTTGTAGTTAAATGCGACGATAATGGTAACATCGACGTTGCCGACATGCGCGCTAAAGCAGAGCAATACAAAAACGAGCTTTCATGTTTGATGGTTACTTATCCATCAACACACGGTGTGTTTGAAGAAAGCATCATTGAAATTTGCGAGATCATTCATGAAAATGGCGGCCAGGTTTATATGGACGGTGCTAACATGAACGCACAGGTAGGTTTAACAAGCCCGGCCAACATTGGTGCCGATGTTTGTCACCTTAACCTGCATAAAACATTCTGTATCCCTCACGGTGGTGGTGGTCCGGGTATGGGCCCAATCGGTGTTGCAAAACACCTGGTGCCTTATTTGCCAGGCCACGCTGTGGTTGATATCGATAGAGGTAAATCAATCCATGCTGTATCTGCAGCGCCATGGGGCTCGGCTTCTATCCTGATTATATCACATGCTTACATCGCTATGATGGGTGCCGAAGGTTTAACCAATGCAACCCGTTACGCTATCCTGAATGCCAACTACATTAAAGCGAGGCTGCAGGAACACTACCCGGTATTATATTCCGGAGCTAATGGCCGTTGTGCGCACGAAATGATTCTGGACTGCCGTTCATTTAAATCGGCAGGTATCGAGGTTACCGATATCGCCAAACGTTTAATGGATTATGGTTTCCACGCGCCAACCGTATCGTTCCCGGTTGCGGGTACAGTGATGGTTGAGCCAACCGAATCTGAGCCTAAGCATGAGCTTGACCGTTTCTGCGATGCCATGATCTCTATCCGTCATGAAATTGCCGATGTGGTTGATGGCCTTGCCGACAAAACAAACAATCCGTTAAAAAATGCACCTCATACCGTAGCAGTAATTACCGGTAACGAATGGGAGCACCCTTATACCCGTCAAAAAGCGGCATTCCCGCTGCCTTACGTAGCTGCCAATAAATTCTGGCCTTCGGTAGGCAGGGTTAATGACACTTATGGCGACAGAACGCTGATCTGCTCATGCCCTCCGTTAGAAGAGTATGAGTTTGAAGAAAGTGTGATAGAATAA
- a CDS encoding antibiotic biosynthesis monooxygenase family protein: protein MSSDNSNATLFSEDSEELIASTPQPPYYAVIFTSVRTPGDEGYGDMAVEMERLARQQEGFLGVESARNNVGITVSYWQSEEAIKNWKANARHLFAQQQGREKWYQNYTVRICKVERDYTF, encoded by the coding sequence ATGAGTTCAGATAATTCAAATGCTACTCTCTTTAGTGAGGACTCAGAAGAGCTTATCGCTTCAACTCCTCAACCGCCTTATTACGCGGTGATATTTACTTCGGTACGCACTCCGGGAGATGAAGGCTACGGCGATATGGCTGTTGAAATGGAGAGGCTGGCCCGGCAGCAGGAAGGTTTTCTTGGCGTTGAATCGGCCCGTAACAATGTCGGGATAACGGTGTCTTATTGGCAATCGGAAGAAGCAATTAAAAACTGGAAAGCTAATGCCCGTCACCTGTTTGCCCAGCAGCAGGGGCGCGAAAAGTGGTATCAAAATTATACGGTACGTATTTGTAAGGTTGAGCGTGATTATACTTTTTAA
- a CDS encoding response regulator translates to MNINNKAISVLLVDDDEINNFISIKLIKKALLNTEIMACLNGKYAIEQLSDIQRKDPNKLPDYILLDINMPIMNGWEFLDEYKRLNLDPLGKSKIYIISSSVFSNDINKARSYPLVKDFISKPLNVEKIKELFEVAAEN, encoded by the coding sequence ATGAACATTAACAATAAAGCCATTAGTGTATTACTGGTTGATGATGACGAAATAAATAACTTCATCTCCATAAAACTGATCAAGAAAGCTTTACTGAATACGGAAATTATGGCCTGCCTGAACGGAAAGTATGCTATTGAGCAACTCTCAGATATTCAGCGTAAAGACCCAAATAAACTGCCCGATTATATTTTGCTCGATATTAATATGCCTATCATGAATGGCTGGGAATTTTTGGATGAGTATAAGCGCCTCAACCTCGACCCGCTGGGCAAAAGCAAAATCTACATTATTTCATCGTCTGTTTTTAGCAATGATATAAATAAAGCGCGTTCATACCCGTTGGTGAAGGATTTTATCTCTAAGCCGCTTAATGTTGAAAAAATAAAAGAGCTTTTTGAAGTAGCTGCCGAAAATTAA